GTGCCGCCCTGAGCCGCTCCGACGCCACTGCAGGTCACCGGGTGGGTGGACACCAGGTTGATCAGCCGATCGCGGGACCGGTCACCGCAATTCCAGCCAAACCCTTTCAGGTCGGAACAGACTTGCCCCAGCTCAGGAGCGTCGGCGCCATTCAGGACAAGAACCTCCCCCGCGACGATCAGCGTGTTCCCATCGATCACCTTCGCGGGACCCGCGAATCGTCGACCACGCGGCTCGCGCCGCTCCGACTGGGCCGGAGCAGTCGGGACGATCGTCGGACCAGTCGCACGAGAGGTGTTGGAGGAATCGGTCCGGGCGCGACCCTGCGTCATCAGATCATCGGCAGGAATCGATCGAGCTTGACCGGGAAGAACCACGTTGGGAGCGACCGTCCCTTGCTGCGTTTGGCCAAAGCCGGGCTGGACCTGGCCATAGTAGCCCGTCTGACCCGCGGTCGCCGGGATCTGCCCCTGCTGGAAATAGCCCAGCGGCACGCCGTAGGACTGGGGCTGGGGGCTGTAGAGGGTGGTTCCGCCGAAGCGCTGTGTCTGGCTCGGCACATAGATGGTCGTCTGAGCCAGCGCGGGAGCGGCTGTCAGGAAGAGCGCCGAGACGAGGAATGATGTTCGAAGGGATGAGTTCATTTCGGACTCCATGGATGAACCATGATCGACCGAGACGATTCGTTTGGCAAACGCGAAGCAATCCTTACGCCGCGCGGTTCTTTCCTTCTTCGACCAGGCCGGCGTCTTTCGCCATCCCGGTGATGAGCCCGACCGAGATCTCGACGCTGTCGCGACCGTCGGTGGTCACGTCGAACAGTCGCCGGCGACGGCCGCCGCGGCGCGATGAGGAGGCACATTCCATGGTGGAGTGGATCAGCCCCTTTTTGGAGAGCCGATCGAGGGTTGTGTGCATCGTCGTCTGGGTTCGCTGGATCCCGGTCCTCTGTTCGAGGCGCTCCAGGATCGCATTGCAGGTCGCCTTCGGGCCGCAGGCAATTGCGGCAAGAAGCACGACCTCTTCGAAACGACCCAGCATCGAGAGCTTGTCTTCGAAGCTCGACGAATCGACCCCGGCTGAAGAGCGAGTGCGGCTATCCAAAGCTGTCTGATCCATGCCCGGAACCGAGGCGGTGCACAGGCATCACCTGACGGTTCATGTCGGGCGGAATCATGCCAGCGGCTTTGGCGAGTTGCAACAGTTCCTTCAAGGATCGCAAACATTTTGAATGAATGGCGGAACGGTCCCGATGGATTGAATCGGGGGCGAACCTTTCGAAAATCGAAGGAAACAATCTGGCGTCCTTGACTCTATCAGTGATCGACTGTC
This genomic window from Bosea sp. RAC05 contains:
- a CDS encoding thermonuclease family protein, whose protein sequence is MESEMNSSLRTSFLVSALFLTAAPALAQTTIYVPSQTQRFGGTTLYSPQPQSYGVPLGYFQQGQIPATAGQTGYYGQVQPGFGQTQQGTVAPNVVLPGQARSIPADDLMTQGRARTDSSNTSRATGPTIVPTAPAQSERREPRGRRFAGPAKVIDGNTLIVAGEVLVLNGADAPELGQVCSDLKGFGWNCGDRSRDRLINLVSTHPVTCSGVGAAQGGTAATCRVGQTDLGRQLVLEGLAVVPRTVAPVYLAEEASARSAQRGVWAGKFKSPWEARAGK
- a CDS encoding helix-turn-helix transcriptional regulator; this translates as MDQTALDSRTRSSAGVDSSSFEDKLSMLGRFEEVVLLAAIACGPKATCNAILERLEQRTGIQRTQTTMHTTLDRLSKKGLIHSTMECASSSRRGGRRRRLFDVTTDGRDSVEISVGLITGMAKDAGLVEEGKNRAA